One window of the Primulina eburnea isolate SZY01 chromosome 18, ASM2296580v1, whole genome shotgun sequence genome contains the following:
- the LOC140819169 gene encoding uncharacterized protein translates to MAHGGRGKKGKETVQESEAQNVRGLEDIVRELRPPKFFGTENGEKASGWLKSINHLFNLLEYTESVRLKLAIYQLKDQAQLWWEAAEEALKASGQIITWEVFCTHFTQKYAPPSYYYAKEEEFNQLVQGNKTVVEYASQFSALLPYVPHVSRNDQSKLSRFLHGLQGTIHNLLMTGSPNTYVQAV, encoded by the exons ATGGCACATGGAGGAAGAGGCAAAAAGGGAAAAGAAACTGTCCAGGAGTCAGAAGCCCAGAATGTCCGAGGACTTGAAGATATTGTCAGGG AATTACGTCCTCCCAAATTCTTTGGCACTGAAAATGGCGAAAAAGCATCCGGGTGGTTGAAAAGCATAAACCATCTATTTAATTTGCTCGAATATACCGAAAGTGTCAGACTGAAGCTGGCAATCTATCAGTTAAAAGATCAAGCACAACTTTGGTGGGAAGCTGCAGAGGAAGCACTGAAAGCATCTGGACAAATCATTACTTGGGAAGTATTCTGTACTCATTTTACCCAAAAATATGCACCTCCTTCTTATTATTATGCCAAGGAAGAAGAGTTCAACCAATTGGTGCAGGGAAATAAAACGGTTGTTGAATATGCTTCTCAATTTTCTGCTCTTCTGCCATATGTGCCACATGTTTCAAGAAATGATCAATCCAAACTTTCTCGTTTCCTGCATGGGCTACAAGGGACTATTCATAATTTGTTGATGACTGGATCCCCTAATACATATGTTCAAGCTGTATAA
- the LOC140819168 gene encoding uncharacterized protein: protein MDFMKIGPPPLTGDENADVAEAWVDIMEQCFRVLHYDEDEKMEVADFMIQGKARKWWKPVSAILVQQHGRIRWEHFRQAFINHHFPPALRQAKEMELLTIKQGDSNIEDYQKRFTDLLPYAPHISENSAAKYSHFLNGLNQEIFDRKSVSSSSSGSGVVHSFGRKKMQCGHCGGNHPTENCRRATGACFNCGGFGHMKRDCPNLGNQSGGGGSMSGSYSGKQSEATVQQKGFPSQGSRRGGISQGSQQRPRVQGQVFALNQEQAEEHNERVIAGYLIYAVDVSKDAIDVKNIPVVDEFPDVFPDEIPGFPPEREVEAEIELVPGTAPISRAPYRLAPTEMKELKQQLQDLLDKGSNGLMIVKIVSMNCVNV from the exons ATGGATTTCATGAAGATTGGACCTCCACCGTTGACCGGTGACGAGAATGCTGATGTTGCTGAAGCTTGGGTCGATATCATGGAGCAGTGTTTTCGAGTGTTGCACTATGACGAGGATGAGAAGATGGAGGTAGCTGATTTCATGATCCAAGGAAAAGCTCGGAAATGGTGGAAACCTGTTTCTGCCATTCTAGTTCAGCAGCATGGGCGGATTCGTTGGGAACATTTCCGTCAGGCCTTCATCAATCatcactttccgccagctcttcgccAGGCGAAGGAGATGGAACTGTTGACCATTAAACAAGGAGAttcgaacattgaggattatcagAAACGTTTTACGGATCTGTTGCCGTATGCTCCTCACATCAGTGAGAATTCTGCAGCAAAATATTCTCACTTTTTGAATGGTttgaaccaggagatttttgatcgg aagtctgtatcttcttcttcttccggtTCTGGAGTGGTGCACAGCTTTGGCAGGAAAAAGATGCAATGTGGCCACTGCGGAGGCAATCACCCGACGGAGAATTGTCGAAGAGCAACAGGTGCATGTTTCAATTGTGGAGGTTTTGGTCACATGAAGAGGGATTGCCCTAATTTGGGGAATCAGAGTGGAGGCGGAGGTTCTATGTCAGGGTCTTATAGTGGAAAACAGTCTGAGGCCACTGTTCAACAGAAAGGATTTCCTTCTCAAGGTTCTCGTCGTGGAGGAATATCGCAAGGATCTCAGCAACGCCCACGAGTTCAGGGGCAAGTGTTTGCCTTAAACCAAGAGCAAGCTGAGGAGCATAACGAGagagtcattgcag GATACCTCATTTATGCTGTTGACGTATCAAAGGATGCAATCGACGTGAAGAACATTCCAGTTGTcgatgaatttcctgatgtttttcccgaTGAAATTCCTGGATTTCCTCCAGAGAGGGAAGTGGAAGCGGAGATAGAGTTGGTACCAGGAACCGCACCTATCTCCAGAGCGCCTTATAGATTGGCaccaacagagatgaaagagttgaaacaacagttACAAGATCTTCTTGACAAAGG TTCGAATGGACTAatgattgtgaaaatagtttcAATGAACTGCGTCAACGTCTGA